TAGCCGGTGCGAAGAGGGCTTGGTCTTATCGCTAAGCTTGTTTCCCGCAAGGCTGACCCTCCCCTGAGGCCCGGGTGGACCGGCCCTACCCATGGGGGTGGGGGGTAACACTACCTTGGAAGGGCGCAGATGGGCGGAGGGGGAACGGAGTCTCGGGAAAACGGCGGGAGGATTCCTGAGCCGCTTTGGCGTGGGGGTTTGGGCGTATCCCCTCAGTTTGTGGTGGTGGGAGGGACCTGGTGCCCACGGCTCTGGGCCGGGTAGCTTGAGCCCGGGCCCCCCACCAAAAGAGCTGGAAAGGGCACCCCCGAAGGGAAGGGGTCTACTCCCTGGAGGCCTCCGGGACCCCCTTCACCCTACAGTTTTAGGCTCCCCTTCACCCCGAGGGCGGAAGCGGCACCTCCAGGGAAGAGGCCTCCTCCTCCCGGGGGGCCTTGGACAGGCTTTCCTCCGCCTCTAAAAGCCTGAGGAAGCCCATCAGGTCCACCGCCGCCAGGTCGTAGAGGAAGGCCTCCACCACCCGCTCCGGCACCACCCCCTCGCCCCCTCGCACCGCGTACCCCAGGGTCCTCAGGCTCTGGGCCACCGTGGCCGCAAGCTGCTGCTCAAAGGGCACCGGGGCCGCAGGGAAGAGGATCCGCACGGGGCTCTTCATTCCAAGGCGCACCACCCGGCCCAGGACCTGGTCCAGCCCCGTGGCCGTCCAGGGCAGGGTGAGGACGATCTGGGCCGTAGGTCTCTTCCCCGTGGTGTCGTGGAAGGAGAGGCCCACACCCCCCTTGCCCGCGGTGGCCAGGAGGAGGCGCACCCTCCCCTCGTCCCAGGCCGCCTTGGTCCTCCTGAGGGCGCTTCCCGTCTCCGCCCCGGTGTAGAAGGCGAGGTCCTCTCCCAGCCCTCCGAAGGCCTCCCGGACCATCGCCACGGGGGAGGGGAGGGTGAGCCCGAGGCCCTTCAGGGCCGGGGCCAGGTGGCGGTGGAGGGCCCCCTTGAGCCCCCTCTCCTCGGCGTCCTGGAGGAAGGCCTCCACCGCCTCGGGGCTCGTGAGGTCCAGGGTCTTGTCCGAGCGGTACTGGACGAAGAGCAGGACGTGCCACCCCTCCTCCAGGAGGCCGGCCACCAGGGGAAGGGCCGCCCTCAGCTTGATCCTCTCCAGGATGGCCCGGGAGAGGAGGGTGCGCTGGGCCATGACGATCCCCCGCTCCTCCTGGGGGGCCCGGTAGGCCGCCGCCTTGAGCCGCCTCCGCACCTCCGCCAGGAGGGCCTTCGCCTCCTCGGGGACCTCCAGGAGGGGGACCTCGTAGGCCACCAGGCCCTCTGGGGGGCGGAAGAGGCGCTTGGTGAGGAGGTTGCGGTCCCGGAGGTACCCGTGGAAGCGGGCTAGGTCCTCAATCCCCCCCGCGAAGTAGAACTCCCTCCCTCCCCGGTACCGCTCCCGGGTGTAGACGGCGAACTGGCGCATGAAACGGGTGAAGAGGCGGTAAGGGACGAAGCCCGTGGGCTCCAGGAGGTAACGGGCCTCCCAGGGCCGGTCAAAGGGGGTGGCGGTGGCGTAAAGGGTGAAGAGGGCCCGCCAGGCGGCCTCCACGTGGGCCTCGAGGTAGGCCACCCGCTCGGGGTCCTCCACGACGGCCTCTCCCGTCCAGAGGTCGGGGTAGGCGGCCCCGTTTTCCGTGATGTAAAGGGGCCAGGGCACCTCCCGGCCGAGGTGCTTCAAGAGGTGGTAAAGCCCCTCGGGGTAGACCTCCCACCCCATGGCCGTGACCGGCCCCTCCGGGGGAAGGTAGCGCACGGGCAAAGGCCCCGTCCCCGGGGCCACGCGGACGGGGGCGTAGTAGTTCACCCCTAGGAAGTCCAGGGGCCTTGCGACGAGCTCCAGGTCACGGGAGAGGTTGGGAGTGGGCGGGGGGTCTTGAAAGGGGCTTTCGGGATACCCCCTGCCCAGGATGGGGTCCAGGAAGTAGCGGTTGTGGTAGCGGTCAGCCACGTCCACCGCCTCGGGGTCCTCGCCGTACACCGGGGCGAAGTTGAGGACGATCCCCACACGCTTCGTCCCCGCTGCCCTCAAGGCCTCCACGGCGAGGCCGTGCCCCAGGAGGGGTCGTGTCAAGAGTTATGTGTAAGAGTCTGTGTACGGGGGGCATACCGCTCCTGAAGCATCTTCTCCAGCACCTCCTTCACCTCCGAGAACCCCTTTAGTTTCCGTTCTGCCCACCTCCCTGCAAGATGTTCGCTTCGCGAAGCAGCCTGCCTCTCCGACTCCAGGTAAAGAAGCTTGTACACCGCCTCTTCCTTAGGAAACTTGTGGTCCCGCACCTTCGTCCCCCGCCGTAGCTCCCGGATAAACCGCTC
This genomic window from Thermus antranikianii DSM 12462 contains:
- a CDS encoding family 1 glycosylhydrolase, with amino-acid sequence MTRPLLGHGLAVEALRAAGTKRVGIVLNFAPVYGEDPEAVDVADRYHNRYFLDPILGRGYPESPFQDPPPTPNLSRDLELVARPLDFLGVNYYAPVRVAPGTGPLPVRYLPPEGPVTAMGWEVYPEGLYHLLKHLGREVPWPLYITENGAAYPDLWTGEAVVEDPERVAYLEAHVEAAWRALFTLYATATPFDRPWEARYLLEPTGFVPYRLFTRFMRQFAVYTRERYRGGREFYFAGGIEDLARFHGYLRDRNLLTKRLFRPPEGLVAYEVPLLEVPEEAKALLAEVRRRLKAAAYRAPQEERGIVMAQRTLLSRAILERIKLRAALPLVAGLLEEGWHVLLFVQYRSDKTLDLTSPEAVEAFLQDAEERGLKGALHRHLAPALKGLGLTLPSPVAMVREAFGGLGEDLAFYTGAETGSALRRTKAAWDEGRVRLLLATAGKGGVGLSFHDTTGKRPTAQIVLTLPWTATGLDQVLGRVVRLGMKSPVRILFPAAPVPFEQQLAATVAQSLRTLGYAVRGGEGVVPERVVEAFLYDLAAVDLMGFLRLLEAEESLSKAPREEEASSLEVPLPPSG
- a CDS encoding transposase encodes the protein LRRVYGAESREEALGALEEVKAAWGSRYPGVVGLWVQDSGAFLRFYGYPKVLWPYLRSTNLMERFIRELRRGTKVRDHKFPKEEAVYKLLYLESERQAASRSEHLAGRWAERKLKGFSEVKEVLEKMLQERYAPRTQTLTHNS